The DNA sequence GGAGTAACAGTCATGTATGCTAGTCCAGATTATTACAAAAAGACGTTTGTTGGTGTGATTTCTGCTGATTCAGAAGAACTGGCTAGCAAACTTAAATCAGCTTCTGACAAGATTGATATACTTACATTCAACCGAATCCGTGGTATTGGATTCGACAATCTGACACCATTTCAGCAGGAAGTCATCCGAAAGGCTTGTTGTCAGATTGTTGATTTTGAGGAGGTTAATGCTGATTTGATAGCTACTACGGTTTCAAACTACAGTATTAATGGTGTGTCAATGCAATTTGGATCAAATTGGAATATTGCTACAGAACAAGGTATTGTTATTTATCGCAAGACCTATGAACTTTTGAAGCAAACAGGATTGACGAGGAGGGTTATTTGATGAAATTTCCACAACTTGTCTTACCTCAATTTTGTCAGACGCCAATCACAGTCACAGTCAACCAAGAGGGAGTTTCTGAAGATGGCGAACCTTTGGAGGCGTTTAGAGAAAATCTAAAATGCAATTATCAGGACGGTGTCAAAACAGTCCTAACCGAACAGAAGAAGCTGGTCCAAATTACTGGATCAGCTTATTTTGTTGGTGATATTGCACCGTATTTGCCTACATTGAGCGGTGGGACTGCAATTGTATTTGGCATTGCCAGGAAGATTGCCGACAGCCGGAAAGCTAGAAATCCAGATGGGACTGTTAACTATACCTACATCGGATTGGAGTGATACTATGTTTGCGAAGTCTACAGTAAAGCTAGATTTTGGTACTATCCGAAAACTGGAAAGGGCTCAAATCATAGCACTGGAACAGACTGCTGAATACCTGCATACAGAAGTTGTGCAGGCACAAGTCGTACCATTTGATAAAGGTGTGTTGCAAGGCGAAGCAATGGCTCCAGACTACTCACGTTCATCCCAAGGTGTAGTAAGCCTGGTACATTCCACTCCTTACGCAAGACGATTGTACTTTCATCCTGAATATCAATTCCAGACGAAAGAAAATCCTCATGCAAAAGGAAAGTGGTTTGAGGATTGGGCTGATGGTGGCAAGAAGTCACACAAAATAAAACAAGCCTACGGGCGACTTTACAAACAAATCACGGGGGTTTAAGCATGATTACATTAGCTGAAGTCCGTGACTGGATTAAAACATTTAATGCAGCTAACAACTACTACATTGGCAAGATCGATAATAAGCAAGAAAATAGTATAGGCATTTACCAACGAAAGACAATCGATGGTCCTCGGGTAGCAATCGGAGGCAGATCACTGACAAGCTATGATGTCAAATCAATCAGCGTCTTAATTCACTGGAACAAGAATGCGAATGAGACTGAGAAGCGTGCTCAGTACCTCTACAATCGTCTATTTGAGGCTGAATCGGTTGTTATCGGTGGAACACCTATTAAGATGATTGCCTTATTACAGAACGAGCCTGTGGACGTAGGAACAGATGATAATAACGTGTATGAGCGTGTTATCGAGCTTGATTTATATTACGAAAGAGAGGGCAACTAATGGCTCAGAAAACTGGGGTATTCCCCGTATATGAAAACCAGTTCCAAGTAAATAAAGGAACTGCAGGAGTTGAATCACTTGTTGATATTGCAGACATGGAATCATTCTCAGTATCATTTGACAATGGTGTTGAAGAATGGAAACCATTTGACCAAAAAGGTTGGACACGTCGTTTGATGACTGCGAAGTCAGTTACAATTTCTGTTTCTGGTAAACGAAACGTAGGTGATGCCGGTAACGACTACATCGCAGGTCTTGCGTTTAAAAATGGTCGCGATTCTGAAGCGGACTTCCAATGGACTTTCCCAGATGGAACTAAAATCAAATTTAAAGACGCGGTTATCAATCTTAAGGACTTTATTTCAGGGGATTCAACTGGTGTTGCACCATTGTCATTTGATGTCATGTCAAATGGTAAACCGGAAGTGGTGCCAGCAGGTTAATTTAGAGGGTTTCGACCCTCTTTTTATTTTAAGGAGGAAATATGGTTGAAGCTGAAGAAACCAACGCAACAGCAACCATAGCTTTTATTGATATCGATACAGGTATCGAATATAAGGCTGGAGATACCGTTGATTTAAGCGGTAAATCCAAAGAGCGAATCGAAGCTATGGCAAGCAAAGAAAATCGAACTGGTCAAGTACTGATCAACATTTTATTTGAAGAAAAGGAAACTGAATAATGTCCAAAGTAATTGATATCACAGAAAAACTCAATTTTGAAGAAAATCCAAAATTGAAAATTAAAGATGCTGAAATTGAAGTTAATACAGATGCAACAACTGTACTGACTCTGATGCAGACTATCGGTGATGAAAAAGGCACTCCATCTGCCAAAAAAATGATGGAAATGTTTGAGCTAATCTTCCCTGAAAATAGTCGCAAAACACTTAATGAAATGCGCTTGAATTTTGCTGACTTAACTAAAGTTATTGAAGCAGCGATGACGTTGGTTATGGGAGAAGAAGAAATGGGAGAACAGTGAGCCATACTATGACCTATTTGAGGATTTCGATTTAATCGTCAGTTCTCTTAGGACACAGTATGGCTTATCTGTATACTCTAATGAATTTAAGAATATGAAGTGGAAAGAGTTCAAGGCTCTCTTAGCTGGTTTGTCCGGAGAAACACCGCTTGGTCGAATCGTCCAAATTCGAAGCGAAGATGACCCTAAAATGCTAGAAGTATTTTCAGAAGGTCAGCACCGTATTCGAAACGAATGGAGATTGAGACTTGCCAAGGAGAAAACTGAACAAGATCTGACTCAAGTTCTTGAAGAATTAAAACAAGCCTTTGTTGAGATGGCTAAGTAGGAGGTGATAGCTATTGGCACAGACAGTTGGTCAAATTGGTCTTGACCTTGTCGTCAACGACAAACAATTTAAAGGCCAGATGAGTGGCTTGCAAGGGATGGCAACGAAAGCTGCCAAGATGCTTGCAGGAGCATTTGCAATCAAGAAACTTGTTGATTTCGGAGCTCAAGCTATCAAGCTCGGCTCAGATCTCAACGAAGTACAAAACGTTGTTGACGTTGCTTTCCCACGCATGAGCAAGCAAGTCGATGACTTTGCAAAACAAGCTATGTATACCTCTGGGTTATCAGAGACCATGGCAAAACGATACACCGGCACATTCGGTGCGATGACGAAAGCTTTTGGTTTCAGCGAACAAAAAGCTTACGAGATGTCGACAGCTTTAACTAGTTTAGCGGGCGATGTGGCATCTTTTTATAATATTAGTCAAGATGAAGCCTACACAAAGCTGAAATCAGTCTTTACTGGTGAAACAGAGACGCTTAAAGATTTAGGTGTTGTTATGACTCAATCGGCACTTGATGCGTATGCAATGGC is a window from the Streptococcus oralis genome containing:
- a CDS encoding minor capsid protein; the protein is MITLAEVRDWIKTFNAANNYYIGKIDNKQENSIGIYQRKTIDGPRVAIGGRSLTSYDVKSISVLIHWNKNANETEKRAQYLYNRLFEAESVVIGGTPIKMIALLQNEPVDVGTDDNNVYERVIELDLYYEREGN
- a CDS encoding phage tail tube protein, with translation MAQKTGVFPVYENQFQVNKGTAGVESLVDIADMESFSVSFDNGVEEWKPFDQKGWTRRLMTAKSVTISVSGKRNVGDAGNDYIAGLAFKNGRDSEADFQWTFPDGTKIKFKDAVINLKDFISGDSTGVAPLSFDVMSNGKPEVVPAG
- a CDS encoding Gp15 family bacteriophage protein, whose amino-acid sequence is MVSSLRTQYGLSVYSNEFKNMKWKEFKALLAGLSGETPLGRIVQIRSEDDPKMLEVFSEGQHRIRNEWRLRLAKEKTEQDLTQVLEELKQAFVEMAK